A stretch of DNA from Ignavibacteriota bacterium:
CCGCCAAGTTGTTTGACGAGCAAATCGTATCTGCCGCCGCCTGCAAGCGCATCCTGCGAACCCAAATCGGTGCTGAGAATTTCAAACGCAGTCTTAGTGTAATAATCAAGCCCGCGAACGATTCTGCCGTCAACTTCATAATTTGTATTGAGCGAACGGAGCGCTCGCTGTAACTGTTCAAAGTGTGCGCCGCAACTATCGCAGAGAAAATCTTTCATCAACGGCGCATTCTGTGTCAATGCTTTATCGTTTTCATCTTTCGAATCAAGAATGCGAAGCGGGTTTTGTTCAAACCGCTGTTGACTCAGTTGGGAGAGTTGAGCATACACTTCTTTGAGAAATTCCTGCAATGTTGTTTTATAATTCGGGCGACAAATCTGACAGCCGACCGAGTTAATTCTCACCGAAGTATTTTTCACTCCGAGTTGTTCATAAATTGAAACGGCGAGCGCAATGACTTCAGCATCCACCTCTGCATTTGTTCCGCCAATTGCTTCCGCTCCGAACTGATGAAACTGCCGGAGTCGTCCTGCTTGCGGACGTTCCTGCCGGAACATCGGTGCAATGTAATAGAGTTTCGAGAGTGGTTGCAGTTCTCCGAGATTGTGTTGGATGTACGAACGGACGACGGAAGCCGTCATCTCCGGACGTAGCGTCATACTCGTTCCACCACGGTCGGTGAACGTGTACATTTCCTTGCCGACAATATCCGTTAGTTCGCCGATGCCGCGCGTAAAAAGCGCGGTCTCTTCAAACACGGGTGTTCGGATTTCGCGGTAATTGAAACTGTGCATGATGTCCCGCAGGCGGCGTTCGACCGACTGCCAACGGGAGGATTCCGAAGGAATGATGTCCTTCGTTCCTTTAATTGATTTTAGTGCCAAAAGTGGAAAGTGGTTGAGTTTTGAAAATTACATTTCAAAGTAAGTTGCTTCTTCCTGGCGAAACGCTTCAAGCACTTCGCTTGACGATTTCGAGAGAGTAAGCCGCTTCCTGAATTCTTCTTTATTCATCAACCGTGAGATACGGCTGAGAAGTTTGATGTGTGGTCCGACCATGCTGTCTTTTCCAACAAGGAGAAAGACGAGTCGTACCGGTTTTTCGTCGAGCGATTGATAATCAATGGGTTGAGCGGTGATGCCGAATGTTGCAACAACGTCTGCAACGGAATCCGTTTTTCCGTGAGGGATGGCAAAGC
This window harbors:
- a CDS encoding histidine--tRNA ligase, which gives rise to MALKSIKGTKDIIPSESSRWQSVERRLRDIMHSFNYREIRTPVFEETALFTRGIGELTDIVGKEMYTFTDRGGTSMTLRPEMTASVVRSYIQHNLGELQPLSKLYYIAPMFRQERPQAGRLRQFHQFGAEAIGGTNAEVDAEVIALAVSIYEQLGVKNTSVRINSVGCQICRPNYKTTLQEFLKEVYAQLSQLSQQRFEQNPLRILDSKDENDKALTQNAPLMKDFLCDSCGAHFEQLQRALRSLNTNYEVDGRIVRGLDYYTKTAFEILSTDLGSQDALAGGGRYDLLVKQLGGKETPAVGFAAGVERLLITMEKQNLFTEEPLHPGVYFVSADSSSKEWIFQQVHALRQQGICCEMDFLGRSLKAQMREADRQHAAFVIVVGEQEMNDAAVQIKQMKTGEQQRVAMNELQTILSQLVNRT
- a CDS encoding PTS sugar transporter subunit IIA codes for the protein MKISDILEEKFVVVNLSGTTKDEIINALVEVASQSPKILDKEKVRSAIFEREKIMSTGVGNGFAIPHGKTDSVADVVATFGITAQPIDYQSLDEKPVRLVFLLVGKDSMVGPHIKLLSRISRLMNKEEFRKRLTLSKSSSEVLEAFRQEEATYFEM